One Aegilops tauschii subsp. strangulata cultivar AL8/78 chromosome 7, Aet v6.0, whole genome shotgun sequence genomic window carries:
- the LOC109766249 gene encoding cold-responsive protein kinase 1 isoform X2, which yields MAWLSSLPLAPRLRPFQPPPLALAAAGVGRTAASFPPASWDRSISASGCCFAGAPVEWNPRRGRRLAETAGFGAPSPAAVQRTSGGQQQTGPLNEDLPGVENITRFSYKELDRATARFDQSNKIGEGGYGPVYKGTLRDGTAVAVKVLSLQSRQGAREFLSELITISDISHENLVKLYGCCVEGSHKILVYNYLENNSLAQTLLGSQQHSSIQFNWSTRVNICIGVAQGLAYLHDGVRPHVVHRDIKASNILLDQDLTPKISDFGLAKLLPSDVSHISTRVAGTLGYLAPEYAIRGQVTRKSDVYSFGVLLIEIVSGRCNTDTKLPYEDQILLEKTWAYYDQGQLDEIIDSSLGDDLDVDEACRFLKVGLLCTKNVTKRRPDMSMVTRMLKGEEDVESHEITKPDVIRDFRDLKLRSKATSSSLLTSIVARSSPSSSSSTGNTTRTSITFTAISDRP from the exons ATGGCCTGGCTTTCTTCCCTCCCCCTCGCTCCTCGCCTTCGCCCATTCCAACCTCCTCCGCTCgctctcgccgccgccggagtcggGCGGACCGCGGCGAGTTTCCCGCCAGCTTCGTGGGATCGGAGTATCTCCGCGTCGGGCTGTTGTTTCGCCGGTGCTCCGGTGGAGTGGAACCCCCGTCGGGGGCGGCGCCTCGCTGAGACCGCCGGTTTCGGCGCTCCCTCTCCTGCCGCGGTTCAG AGGACGAGCGGGGGTCAGCAACAAACTGGTCCACTCAATGAGG ACCTCCCGGGTGTTGAGAACATAACAAGATTTAGCTATAAGGAGTTGGATAGGGCAACTGCAAGATTTGACCAATCCAATAAGATTGGTGAGGGAGGTTATGGACCAGTTTATAAG GGAACACTCAGGGATGGAACAGCCGTTGCAGTAAAGGTGCTCTCTTTGCAGTCTAGGCAAGGCGCGAGGGAATTTCTTAGTGAACTTATTACGATCTCTGATATTTCCCATGAGAATCTTGTCAAGCTTTATGGCTGTTGTGTGGAAGGAAGCCACAAGATCCTTGTCTATAATTATCTTGAAAATAATAGCCTTGCACAAACCCTTCTAG GTTCTCAGCAGCATAGCAGCATCCAGTTTAACTGGAGTACTCGAGTGAATATTTGCATTGGTGTTGCCCAGGGACTAGCATACCTCCATGACGGTGTCCGGCCTCATGTTGTCCACCGGGACATCAAAGCTAGCAATATACTTCTGGACCAGGATCTTACCCCGAAAATTTCCGATTTTGGCTTAGCGAAGCTTCTACCTTCGGATGTATCACATATTAGCACAAGAGTCGCAGGAACGCT AGGTTACCTAGCTCCTGAATACGCCATACGAGGACAAGTGACCCGGAAATCAGATGTCTACAGCTTCGGCGTTCTGCTGATAGAAATAGTCAGTGGAAGATGCAACACTGACACAAAACTACCCTACGAAGATCAGATTCTTCTTGAGAAG ACGTGGGCATACTACGACCAGGGGCAGCTGGACGAGATCATCGACAGCTCCCTGGGCGACGACCTGGACGTGGACGAGGCGTGCAGGTTCCTGAAGGTGGGGCTCCTGTGCACCAAGAACGTGACGAAACGGCGGCCCGACATGTCGATGGTGACCCGGATGCTGAAGGGCGAGGAGGACGTGGAGTCGCATGAGATCACCAAGCCCGACGTGATCCGGGACTTCAGGGACCTGAAGCTGAGGAGCAAGGCCACGTCGTCGTCGCTGCTGACCTCCATCGTGGCGCGCTcctcgccgtcgtcgtcgtcgtccaccgGCAACACCACCCGCACCTCCATCACCTTCACCGCCATATCGGACCGCCCCTGA
- the LOC109766249 gene encoding cold-responsive protein kinase 1 isoform X1, with amino-acid sequence MSCFSRIFKRTSGGQQQTGPLNEDLPGVENITRFSYKELDRATARFDQSNKIGEGGYGPVYKGTLRDGTAVAVKVLSLQSRQGAREFLSELITISDISHENLVKLYGCCVEGSHKILVYNYLENNSLAQTLLGSQQHSSIQFNWSTRVNICIGVAQGLAYLHDGVRPHVVHRDIKASNILLDQDLTPKISDFGLAKLLPSDVSHISTRVAGTLGYLAPEYAIRGQVTRKSDVYSFGVLLIEIVSGRCNTDTKLPYEDQILLEKTWAYYDQGQLDEIIDSSLGDDLDVDEACRFLKVGLLCTKNVTKRRPDMSMVTRMLKGEEDVESHEITKPDVIRDFRDLKLRSKATSSSLLTSIVARSSPSSSSSTGNTTRTSITFTAISDRP; translated from the exons ATGAGTTGTTTTTCTCGCATTTTCAAGAGGACGAGCGGGGGTCAGCAACAAACTGGTCCACTCAATGAGG ACCTCCCGGGTGTTGAGAACATAACAAGATTTAGCTATAAGGAGTTGGATAGGGCAACTGCAAGATTTGACCAATCCAATAAGATTGGTGAGGGAGGTTATGGACCAGTTTATAAG GGAACACTCAGGGATGGAACAGCCGTTGCAGTAAAGGTGCTCTCTTTGCAGTCTAGGCAAGGCGCGAGGGAATTTCTTAGTGAACTTATTACGATCTCTGATATTTCCCATGAGAATCTTGTCAAGCTTTATGGCTGTTGTGTGGAAGGAAGCCACAAGATCCTTGTCTATAATTATCTTGAAAATAATAGCCTTGCACAAACCCTTCTAG GTTCTCAGCAGCATAGCAGCATCCAGTTTAACTGGAGTACTCGAGTGAATATTTGCATTGGTGTTGCCCAGGGACTAGCATACCTCCATGACGGTGTCCGGCCTCATGTTGTCCACCGGGACATCAAAGCTAGCAATATACTTCTGGACCAGGATCTTACCCCGAAAATTTCCGATTTTGGCTTAGCGAAGCTTCTACCTTCGGATGTATCACATATTAGCACAAGAGTCGCAGGAACGCT AGGTTACCTAGCTCCTGAATACGCCATACGAGGACAAGTGACCCGGAAATCAGATGTCTACAGCTTCGGCGTTCTGCTGATAGAAATAGTCAGTGGAAGATGCAACACTGACACAAAACTACCCTACGAAGATCAGATTCTTCTTGAGAAG ACGTGGGCATACTACGACCAGGGGCAGCTGGACGAGATCATCGACAGCTCCCTGGGCGACGACCTGGACGTGGACGAGGCGTGCAGGTTCCTGAAGGTGGGGCTCCTGTGCACCAAGAACGTGACGAAACGGCGGCCCGACATGTCGATGGTGACCCGGATGCTGAAGGGCGAGGAGGACGTGGAGTCGCATGAGATCACCAAGCCCGACGTGATCCGGGACTTCAGGGACCTGAAGCTGAGGAGCAAGGCCACGTCGTCGTCGCTGCTGACCTCCATCGTGGCGCGCTcctcgccgtcgtcgtcgtcgtccaccgGCAACACCACCCGCACCTCCATCACCTTCACCGCCATATCGGACCGCCCCTGA